Part of the Leptolyngbya sp. BL0902 genome, GGGCCGAAATGGAGATTGATATTCTGGCGGTGAATGGGGATGTGGCCGTGGCGATTGAGGTCAAATCTCGTCTTTCTCGTCAGGATGTAGAGGATTTTTTGACCCGATTGCCCAAGTTTAAGCAGGCTTTTCCCCAATACGGTACTTACCATATCCACGGTGCGGTAGCGGGGATTGAAATTGATGCAGGGGTAGACCGCTATGCCTATCAACGAGGGCTATTTGTAATTAAGCAAGCTGGAGATACGGTTACTGTGGCTAATGACCTCAGGTTTCAGCCGACTGCGTGGTAGAAATCGCTTAGGAGAGAGGATTAGAATAGCAAGACCATAGGATGGGTGAGCGATAGCGTAATGTATCAAATTCTTGCCCATCATGGATTACGCTTTGCCAATCCATCCAACACTTCTTTGTCAATAGAACCAAGGTCGCCTAAGTTAAAGTCGCTAGGGCTTTCTGGTAGACTGATTTTGAGATCTCTGAGCTTCTTGAGGTCTTCTTGCCGTTGTAGGATTGGACGGCATATTTAGTTGACGCGCCAACATGAGAACATTATTCCCAAACTGCTCATAAATCCCTGTTTCCAGGGTAAGAACCGACATTCCGCAGGTTGACAGGAGTTAATTTAGGAGGTAGTACTGGCAGGCCGAAAAGCCCATGAGGCGAATGATCTTGCGGCGTTCATCCGAGAGGTTGCTGACCTGCTGAGCGTTTCCCGTGGAGACCAGATGAATGGCCTGAAACTTCTGCAAAATCCAGCGAAAGGTGGGCGTGCGAGTGGGGCGTTGCTTTTGGTCGAGCACGGTGTCATCGGCTTGGGCGAGTTGGGCTCTGAGTTGACGCTGCCCCAAACTATAGACCAGCAGGGTCAAGGCCATGATGAGGGCGAGGGCTTCCACCCGTTGGGGCTTTTTGACAAAGACACTGCTGGTGAAGAAGAGGGGGGCTTTGAGGAAGCGAAAGCCACGCTCGACCTGCTGCTGGGCCTTGTACTCGCGCAGGAGGCGCTCGGCGGGGTAGGCGTCTTCATCCAGGACATTGGTGGCTAGAATGAAGCGACGATGGCGCTGTTGGTACTGGGCCTCGTACTCAGCGGTGCGTTCCAGCGTCGCCTGCCATTGGTAGCCCAACTCAGTCCCGCTCTCAGAGGCATACTCCCCGTCGAGAGCAAAGGAGGTCGAGTCTAGATGGCACTGAGACACCCTCACCCCAAAACGCCTCACCGCCTGCATCGCCGCTTTGAGAAAAAACAGCGTCGTCCCGTACTCAAACAACTGATCTAGCAACCGACCCAACCGGTCATCGTTCAGGTGCCCTGCCGTAATCCCCTCCCCCAGCAGGTGCTCCACCGGCTTGCCCTCAAAAAACTGACTAAATAGGTACAGCGGCGCGCTGACAAATCCCAACCCGTTCAGAATCATCGCTTTCACCACTTGCCCGGGGCTGATGTGGTTTAGCGGATGGGGGCCAGAACTTCATTGGTGAGCTCGACCAGGCCGATCTCATCCACTAACGCCGCCACTAAGCCCAAGTGATCCAGGTTTTCTATCTCCAAGGCACAATCCCCATTCTTGCCCTGAGCTTACCTTAGTTACCCCAAATATTCTTTTTGTCAACCTGCGGAATGTCGGTTTTCAAAGGATCTACTTGGATTTAAGGACATGGCCTTGACTAAAATTAGTGCAGTATGGATGCTAATTCTAGCAAGTTGACGGAGTCAGCCATGGTTCAAGATGTGCGCTACGTAACGGATGAACTAGGGGAGCGGGTGGCGGTCTTGTTGGATTTAGCCACCTACCAGCGGCTCATGGCTACTCATAATGACCCTGAGTTGCTGACGGGGCTAAACCACGAGGAACTGGTTGTATTGGCAGAAAGCGCCCTATCGATAGACGCTCAAAGCCAGCTCCATAACTTATTGAGCCAAAATGCCGAGGGAGAACTCGTCGCAGAAGACTTAGCTACCCTCAATCAACTCTTGGCGCGGGTGGATGATCTCAACCTACTCAAAGCCAGAGCTCGCTACACCCTACAACAGTTAAACTCGGCAGGGTCGATAGCCTCGTGAGTGTCTATATCCCCAGCGTTCTACAGCGTCAGCTTCGGGAACGCTTTGCTAACTGCTGTGCCTATTGTCATACCGCAGAGTCTTTGACTGTCACAACCTTTGAACTCGAGCACATCGTGCCACGTTCCGCAGGGGGCGTTACCGCCTTTGAGAATCTTTGCCTATCGTGCCCTAGCTGTAATCGTCATAAGGCCAGTCGTCAAACAGCCGTCGATCCAGAAACGCAGGCAGCTACGCCCCTGTTTCATCCGCAACAACAGCGCTGGAGTGACCATTTTGTCTGGAATGCTGATGCCACCGAGGTGGTTGGATTAACCCCTACCGGGCGTGCCACCATAGCTGCCCTCCAGATGAATCGCCCGCAAATGACTCGGGTGAGAAAATTATGGGTCAAGCTGGGGGAACATCCCCCTTAAAACAAGATGAAACCGCTGCTTCTGGGGCAGGGGCACCGCGCAGCATTCCTTCGGTGCTCAGATCTTCGTCGAGGGCTTCCCAGTGGATGCCGTAGCCGCCGCCGCAGACTTCCCATTGGGCAAGCTGTTCTGGTGTCGCATTCAGCAGGCGTGGATACCATACCAACGGCACCGTGATCGAACGCCCATCCATTAGATCGACACTGATGGTGTCTTCCGTAAAGTGGACATCTTTCACTCGCGCATCCTGCAGGATCATGGAGACTAAGCATCCAATAGGTGATCTACTTTGTTGTCGATGCTGGTGAGCTTGCGTAGAACCGTGGGGCGATCTTCATCGAGAGACGCTAAAAGCTGGACTATGCCTGCTTGCAAGGTGGTCAGGCGCTGAATCGCTTCCTCTAGCCGCTGCATACCTGCCTGAAACTCGCCACGGGCTTCTTCCCGCTCTAGCCGTGCTTCGGCCATTGTATCCAGCATGGCTTGGGCGGTGCGGGCATTGCTTTCAACGAGTTGGCGCAGTTCTGGATCTGTCATTGGTGTTGGGCTGGCTTTAGTGGCGGTTGATATTGCGCATTGTATAGCAGTCCTAAATGATTTATGAGTGATGACAGGCGTGGAGCCCTTGATGAGTCTGGCTCTTGTTCTTACGAATGACCTAGGACTGCTATAGCAAAGGAAATGGAGTCTAGTTGGATGCCTAGATTTCGTGTGAGCAATTACAATTGTCTTGCAGCCAATGACAATGGGGCCAGGACAAATTAGCGTTAATTTCTTTAATTAGAATTCGCCATTTCGACATCTTCCTCTTCAGACTCAAGAGATTCATCGCGTATGATGAAATAGTAATCTAAGTTAGAGATTGTCAGCGGAGTAGCTTTCTGCAAATTCTCTATGGTGAGCGCTGACAAATTTTCCAAAGCGGCTCTTTCAACAATGTAGTCTTGAGCCTTTGATCTTTGATCGGAATCTATGAGTATCAGAAGACTGTCTCGTATCGCGCTGAAGTGGGATTGCTCCTGAGCTTTTTCGTAGTAAACATACTCAGGGGGCTTTGTTAACTCAATTTTCGACTCATCTCTAACTGTCTCCAAGACTGTTTCATCTACGGCGGGCAAGGCTGCAAGCTGTTGCAGTTCTTTGACATCCAATGTCTGATACCAGTCTACATGTGATTGCCAAGCAGAAATAGTTGCTAAATCATGATCATGAATCCGTAGAATTTCTGGGAAAATAAAATCTAGTTCATCAGCCTCCTGTATATCTGAGATGATGTTAGTGGCATCTTGTCGAATTATCTGCTCTAGTTCAACAAGACGACTGCCAACCGCAGGAAAATCACTTTGTATCTGAAATGTCATGGCAATGGCCTGCTCAATAGCCCACACACATTCTCTACGACGTAGATAGGCTGCTGGCGAAATCCCCTCTAGCAACTGATCATTGCTGTAGTCAGCTAGGGCATCGAAGAGCATATTTCTAGAAGCTGTTATTTCATCATTACGACGACCAATATCTTTGATGGTTAAGGCTGTCTGAAGCCGACTTAATGCCTTCTTAAATTTTCCATAGGCTTGCACGAGGATCGTGCGATGATGGCTAAATTCAACATCTTTTGCTACTCGATCAACGTGTTTCAGGATTTCTTCTCCCTGATCGGCTAAAGCTTCATGGAGATTCAGAAATCCATTGTTAATCTCTAATCTCATCTGTTTGATATCCTTTCGGAGTTTTAAAGTTTGCCAAAGGTTTACTGCTGCAAGAACTCCAGTGGCAGCAACTCCAACTCCAAGAACTGCTGTTGTAGCTTGTAACGTTGCTACTGATGCTGACAGGGCTTTAACCGCATTCAAGGTAATCTGTCCTTGATAAAGTTGTCCAGCACTCATCGCCATGGGAACTACAGCCGTAAGAGGGTTTAAACCCATGGCTGCTATTCCAGCACTATTACTAGCTACTCCTATAGCATGAGCTGCAATTTGACCCGCCTGAGGGCCAGTAGCATAGCGCACCATACTCAGTGGTACACCTGACTTGGACATTACCACAGCATATTTGCCAGCCTCTATGCCAGCTTGAATGATGGGAGAAAACTGATATAACATTTCGGAGATGGCTCACAACTGAACTGATAAAGACGCTGATTATTTCCAACTCAACTGCTGGAGGATGGCAAGCTATTAAGACTAGATTCAATACTAGAAAGACTTGATAGCTTGTCAGAAGCAAAAGCTTTTTTTGCTCTTTTAGAGTCAATGGTCTCCTGATGAATAGCGCTTTGCCTACTCAAGATTCCATCGAGAAGAGAAATCGAATGCTGAATAGCCTTGATAGCATTTTCGTATTGAGAATCAATAGCTTTTACTACGCCTTCGCCAATATTATCTCCGATTTCTTCTAAGGAATTTGAAAATTTCTCAAAGCCTTTATTGTATACCTCTTGCTTCATTTGCAAGATGATTTTTTCTGAGTCAGAGCCAAAAAACCACCCTACAACTGCTGATGTTGCCATTCCAGCTAATAGAATTGGCAGAAATCCTACACCAAGGAAAGCTAATCCTCCGGCTACTCCCCCACCAAGTAATCCGCCACTACCTAGAGTTTTAAAAACGCCGAATATACCATCGCCGTTAATTGAACTTGGATTTAAGTTTGACTCAAATTGTATATTAACTCCGAAATGCGACAACGATAATCTGAACTGTTGACTTAAGCTCGAACTAGATACTAAGTCGATTGACTTAAGATTTTCGTAGATTGAGTTGAGATTCTCAAAAATCTCCTTATCAAACTCTTTAAGTTTAGGTATCAAGAGTTTATCTTTTACTGTTTTGTCTAGCCAATTATCCAAATCTTCTGACAAGTCATTGAGAAATTGATTTGCAAAATCTCTAAGGATTTTCTCCTTGCCTTCTGCTTCAGAAATCCATTCAGCGCTCTTTTCCGCAATTCGATCTTCTACACCATCAAGCCATTCCTTCCACGCCTCATTGACATCATCTAGAACCTCATTAACTAAATCATCTCGTAAGAGTCGGAGCTTGATCTCACGACCACTAGCAGCACCAATTTGCTCAATAATTTGACTGCGCTCAGATTCAGATAAGCTAATTTCACCTTCCAAAATTTGGATACTTTGCCTTAATCCAAGCTGTGCTTCCTCAATGATTCGAGTAAGAGAATTTTTCAGTTTTTCTATGACTAAAGAGCCGCGCTCTTCTGTCAAGAAGACTTGAATTGATTGAGTGAACTGCTGAAAACCTTTCAGATATTCATTGTCATTCCCTTCTAATATCGCGTCTAAAGCCGCTTGTGCAGAAATAAAATGCACCCTATCTTTGCCTGTAATGATAGGCTTTGAACCCAGCAGAAAGTTATTAGCTCTCTGTTTGACCTGCTCTCTATCCTCTTCACGGCGCAACAGATCTATAAAATTAACTGCAACGAATAGACTTTCACTTGGGCCTTGAGAATCTCCATCATTTAGCTGTTTTCGTAGAAACTCAAGTAGCTCCATTTCAGTCTGCGTAAAAGAGCGTGAAGCATTAGCCATGAAAATCACTGCGTCAGTATTTTTTAAGAGCTGATGAGTGATAGCTGTTCGTTCAGGGTGCTCATTCAATCCAGGAGAGTCAATAATTTCAACTTGATGCCGACACAACTCCAGATCTGGATGTTCAAATACTATTTCCTGGATGTCTGATTTGGATAACTCCTCAGCAATATTTAGCAAAGCCGCTTCTTGAGAGATTGAGGCCAGTTCCTTATATTTTTCCAGTGGAACCTCTTCTTCTTCTCCATTTTTGTATCGGCAGATTACACGATATTTTTCACCATGCCTTAAAACTGTCACAGTACCACTGCATGGAATAGCCCTAACAGGCTGAATTTCCGATCCTAATAAAGCATTGAGCAGCGTTGATTTACCCTGACTAAATTCACCTATGACTGCTAGTCGAAAATACTGAGACTGAGCTTTATCCAATACTTGAGCAGCTTCATTCTTCAGGGCTTCAGATATCAATTCTCGATCAGCACCTTGCTTAATTAAATCAAATAGTTCAGATGCGATTTGGGCTAATCGGCCTTTAACTTTGCTGAATTTCTCAAGCTCATCATATGAAATCTTCAAGTCTGAACTTGTATTTCTTTCTATCTCCTTTTCGCCAAGCTTAGTCCTCAGAATCTCTGCTGCATTCATAAACGCAGGATCAAGCGCCTGAAAGTGATGTGGATCTAGCAGTGTATAAATTTCAGAGACTGCTTCCCCGTCTTCAGGCTTATCATTTATTGTGCCATAAAAGAATAAACGGTATTTAGCATCTACTCCAAGAATTCTTGCAACAATTTCAATATATTTATCTTCTTTTTCAGCTAGATCTTCGTCAGCAGATGCAACTTCACAGCATAGTCCTAGAATGAGGATTTTCTCGGAATCAGTCAGCTGACCAGCAAATTTCTTAAAAACTTCTTTCTTGGAGTATAACTTGTGCTTCTGAATACCTTGAAAAATAGGCTTGACAAGTTTTCCTATATAGCTTTGAGGAGGCAGAAATTGACCCAGTGCAGACTTGATTACCTGCTTCTCAGCTTCCGTAACCTGATTATCTGCATACATCACTCCTATTAGTGGAATTGCCAACGCCATAATAAATACTAGACGGTGACTTACCTGCTCTTCTTGAACATTTTGCTCAGTAACTTGAGAAATCAACCCTGCGAATTCTTTTTTTGCGACTGACTCTTTAACCATTTATAACTTACCTTTCAACAGTGAGAGACATGTATGCTAGAGGTACAAGATACTAGACAATGAGCATAGGTCATTTGAACATTCTCTACTAAGATTCCCCAAAGACTACGCAAGATCAACATCGGCACATCAAGATCGCAACTTAGTTACATTTCTTTAGATTATTGAATGACTGTGATACATTTAGACTATCGCAACTCATGAGGTTGCTACATCATGGAAGCTATCCCCTAGCGAGTGATTTTCTGGCTTGGTCTCACCCTATGGTTCAACTTCAGCCCCAACTCCTGACCGTCCGTGACTTCATTGATCACTATGGCGACAACCCCCAGTACGAACTCATCGATGGAGAGCTAACCGACTTGGAACCCACAGGCATCCATGAGCAGGTTGCAGGCTTTGTGGGGCGAAAGCTCAATGTTGCTATCGATCAACAAAACGCGCCCTACGTGATTCCCTACCGCTGCCTGATCAAACTGCTGGGCACCGAAACCGCCTTTCGGCCCGATGTGGTGGTGCTAGACCAGACCCAGTTGGCTCAAGAACCGCTGTGGCAGCAGGAACCCGTCATTTGTCGGGGAACATCCGTCAAACTCGTGGTGGAAGTGGTGAGCACCAACTGGCAAAACGACTATGCCCGCAAAACCGAAGACTACGCCCTGCTAGGTGTGCCTGAATACTGGATTGTGGACTACCTAGGGCTAGGGGGGCGCGACTACATTGGCACCCCCAAACAGCCCACGGTAACGCTGTGTGTATTGGAGGGTGATCGCTATCAAAAACAGGTGCTTCATGGGGATGATTGGCTGCAATCTCCAACCTTTCCTGGCCTCAATTTGACGGTTAGCCAGATCTGCGCGGCTGGAGTTATTTAAGGAACCCAGGGTTCTGGAGTAAGAACCCTGGGTTTTGGGGCCGCTTACACCTTCGCTTCTTCCTTCACCAACTTCTCCCAGCCGAGGTCTTTGAGGCTGTCGTTGCGGCGGAGGGGGCGTGTCACCAGTTCTAGGATGTCGCGGGTGTTGCTGAAGCCGTGGATTTGGGCGAAGGTGAACTCCACCGACCACTTGGTGCTGATGCCGCGAGCTTCTAGGGGGTTGGCGTGGGCCATTCCAGTGATCACCAGGTCGGGGTGTAGTTCTTGGATGCGTTGAATTTGGTTGTAGTTATCGGGTTTTTCGGTGATTTTGGGTAGGGGGGTGCCCATTTCGTTGCAGGTTTTTTCTAGCAGGGCGAGTTCGGCGGCTTGGTAGCGTTTGTCCATGTAGGGGATGCCGATTTCTTGCACCGTCATGCCGCAGCGGGTGAGGAAGCGGGCCAGGGAAATTTCCAGCAGGTTATCGCCCATGAAGTAGACGGATTTGCCGCGAATGATCTCCAGGTAGTCTTCTACGGATTCCCAAATTTTGGCTTCGCGCTCTTCCATA contains:
- a CDS encoding Uma2 family endonuclease, with translation MVQLQPQLLTVRDFIDHYGDNPQYELIDGELTDLEPTGIHEQVAGFVGRKLNVAIDQQNAPYVIPYRCLIKLLGTETAFRPDVVVLDQTQLAQEPLWQQEPVICRGTSVKLVVEVVSTNWQNDYARKTEDYALLGVPEYWIVDYLGLGGRDYIGTPKQPTVTLCVLEGDRYQKQVLHGDDWLQSPTFPGLNLTVSQICAAGVI
- a CDS encoding HNH endonuclease — its product is MSVYIPSVLQRQLRERFANCCAYCHTAESLTVTTFELEHIVPRSAGGVTAFENLCLSCPSCNRHKASRQTAVDPETQAATPLFHPQQQRWSDHFVWNADATEVVGLTPTGRATIAALQMNRPQMTRVRKLWVKLGEHPP
- a CDS encoding dynamin family protein — protein: MVKESVAKKEFAGLISQVTEQNVQEEQVSHRLVFIMALAIPLIGVMYADNQVTEAEKQVIKSALGQFLPPQSYIGKLVKPIFQGIQKHKLYSKKEVFKKFAGQLTDSEKILILGLCCEVASADEDLAEKEDKYIEIVARILGVDAKYRLFFYGTINDKPEDGEAVSEIYTLLDPHHFQALDPAFMNAAEILRTKLGEKEIERNTSSDLKISYDELEKFSKVKGRLAQIASELFDLIKQGADRELISEALKNEAAQVLDKAQSQYFRLAVIGEFSQGKSTLLNALLGSEIQPVRAIPCSGTVTVLRHGEKYRVICRYKNGEEEEVPLEKYKELASISQEAALLNIAEELSKSDIQEIVFEHPDLELCRHQVEIIDSPGLNEHPERTAITHQLLKNTDAVIFMANASRSFTQTEMELLEFLRKQLNDGDSQGPSESLFVAVNFIDLLRREEDREQVKQRANNFLLGSKPIITGKDRVHFISAQAALDAILEGNDNEYLKGFQQFTQSIQVFLTEERGSLVIEKLKNSLTRIIEEAQLGLRQSIQILEGEISLSESERSQIIEQIGAASGREIKLRLLRDDLVNEVLDDVNEAWKEWLDGVEDRIAEKSAEWISEAEGKEKILRDFANQFLNDLSEDLDNWLDKTVKDKLLIPKLKEFDKEIFENLNSIYENLKSIDLVSSSSLSQQFRLSLSHFGVNIQFESNLNPSSINGDGIFGVFKTLGSGGLLGGGVAGGLAFLGVGFLPILLAGMATSAVVGWFFGSDSEKIILQMKQEVYNKGFEKFSNSLEEIGDNIGEGVVKAIDSQYENAIKAIQHSISLLDGILSRQSAIHQETIDSKRAKKAFASDKLSSLSSIESSLNSLPSSSS
- a CDS encoding DUF2442 domain-containing protein; protein product: MKDVHFTEDTISVDLMDGRSITVPLVWYPRLLNATPEQLAQWEVCGGGYGIHWEALDEDLSTEGMLRGAPAPEAAVSSCFKGDVPPA